In Necator americanus strain Aroian chromosome IV, whole genome shotgun sequence, the following proteins share a genomic window:
- a CDS encoding hypothetical protein (NECATOR_CHRIV.G13564.T1), with translation MDLMDLQTRVKAYRFVAYSAVTFSVVAVLSVTVTLPMVYNYVHHVKRTMQNEIVFCRGAAKDIWWEVRELKSAAQPSNRTAREAYKDAAVTTGNKGPGGCEACCVAGPAGPAGTPGQPGKPGKPGTAGLPGNPGKPPNQPCEPVTPPPCKPCPQGPPGPAGPAGPPGDAGANGSPGQQGSDAAPGEPGPKGPPGPAGNDGAPGAPGQPGSSAQSEPLVPGEPGPAGEPGPAGPPGPNGQPGGAGGAGNPGAKGPPGPAGENGADGKAGAPGPQGTPGGQGEKGICPKYCAIDGGVFFEDGTRR, from the exons ATGGACCTAATGGACCTTCAAACGAGGGTCAAAGCCTACCGTTTCGTGGCCTATTCAGCTGTTACTTTCTCTGTTGTGGCTGTACTTTCTGTTACGGTCACCCTGCCTATGGTCTACAATTATGTGCATCATGTGAAAAGGACCATGCAAAATGAAATTGTCTTCTGCAGG GGAGCAGCAAAAGACATATGGTGGGAGGTACGAGAACTGAAATCTGCCGCTCAACCAAGCAACAGAACAGCTCGTGAGGCTTACAAGGATGCGGCCGTTACGACAGGAAATAAGGGTCCCGGAGGCTGCGAAGCATGTTGCGTGGCGGGACCAGCAGGACCCGCAGGAACACCCGGTCAACCAGGAAAACCGGGAAAACCTGGCACTGCTGGACTTCCCGGAAATCCTGGGAAACCACCCAACCAGCCATGCGAGCCAGTCACTCCTCCACCATGCAAACCTTGTCCTCAAGGGCCGCCAGGACCTGCTGGACCAGCAGGTCCTCCCGGAGATGCAGGAGCAAATGGTTCACCAGGACAACAAGGAAGTGATGCCGCTCCTGGAGAACCTGGTCCAAAAGGACCTCCAGGACCAGCTGGAAATGATGGAGCACCTGGTGCACCAGGGCAACCTGGAAGCTCTGCACAATCTGAACCACTTGTACCTGGGGAACCAGGACCGGCAGGAGAACCTGGACCTGCTGGCCCTCCTGGACCTAATGGACAACCTGGAGGAGCTGGAGGCGCTGGAAATCCAGGTGCTAAAGGACCTCCGGGACCAGCAGGAGAGAATGGAGCTGATGGAAAGGCGGGTGCACCGGGGCCACAAGGTACACCTGGAGGTCAAGGCGAAAAGGGAATCTGCCCGAAGTACTGCGCTATCGATGGTGGAGTTTTCTTCGAGGATGGCACACGACGTTAG
- a CDS encoding hypothetical protein (NECATOR_CHRIV.G13564.T2): MDLQTRVKAYRFVAYSAVTFSVVAVLSVTVTLPMVYNYVHHVKRTMQNEIVFCRGAAKDIWWEVRELKSAAQPSNRTAREAYKDAAVTTGNKGPGGCEACCVAGPAGPAGTPGQPGKPGKPGTAGLPGNPGKPPNQPCEPVTPPPCKPCPQGPPGPAGPAGPPGDAGANGSPGQQGSDAAPGEPGPKGPPGPAGNDGAPGAPGQPGSSAQSEPLVPGEPGPAGEPGPAGPPGPNGQPGGAGGAGNPGAKGPPGPAGENGADGKAGAPGPQGTPGGQGEKGICPKYCAIDGGVFFEDGTRR, translated from the exons ATGGACCTTCAAACGAGGGTCAAAGCCTACCGTTTCGTGGCCTATTCAGCTGTTACTTTCTCTGTTGTGGCTGTACTTTCTGTTACGGTCACCCTGCCTATGGTCTACAATTATGTGCATCATGTGAAAAGGACCATGCAAAATGAAATTGTCTTCTGCAGG GGAGCAGCAAAAGACATATGGTGGGAGGTACGAGAACTGAAATCTGCCGCTCAACCAAGCAACAGAACAGCTCGTGAGGCTTACAAGGATGCGGCCGTTACGACAGGAAATAAGGGTCCCGGAGGCTGCGAAGCATGTTGCGTGGCGGGACCAGCAGGACCCGCAGGAACACCCGGTCAACCAGGAAAACCGGGAAAACCTGGCACTGCTGGACTTCCCGGAAATCCTGGGAAACCACCCAACCAGCCATGCGAGCCAGTCACTCCTCCACCATGCAAACCTTGTCCTCAAGGGCCGCCAGGACCTGCTGGACCAGCAGGTCCTCCCGGAGATGCAGGAGCAAATGGTTCACCAGGACAACAAGGAAGTGATGCCGCTCCTGGAGAACCTGGTCCAAAAGGACCTCCAGGACCAGCTGGAAATGATGGAGCACCTGGTGCACCAGGGCAACCTGGAAGCTCTGCACAATCTGAACCACTTGTACCTGGGGAACCAGGACCGGCAGGAGAACCTGGACCTGCTGGCCCTCCTGGACCTAATGGACAACCTGGAGGAGCTGGAGGCGCTGGAAATCCAGGTGCTAAAGGACCTCCGGGACCAGCAGGAGAGAATGGAGCTGATGGAAAGGCGGGTGCACCGGGGCCACAAGGTACACCTGGAGGTCAAGGCGAAAAGGGAATCTGCCCGAAGTACTGCGCTATCGATGGTGGAGTTTTCTTCGAGGATGGCACACGACGTTAG